The DNA sequence TTATCATTTAATGAACAGTTTATTCTGCCTCTTCTAGGTTTAAAAGGTTCTCTAAATTCAATAGTTAAGATTTGATTAGATAAATTAGTTTTAGATTTATCCCACTGGTCTCCTTCGTTGGAATAACATGTAATATTGCTTAAATTTTTTTGTTCTTTAAAAAATTCAACTTTAAAATTTGGTGGATTGTCATTTATTGTAAGTTGTTTTTCACTTGGAGATAAACTTTTATATTCTAAAGGATAATAATTAATTATAGATTTAAATCTTTTAAGCTCTCCATATTTTTCATTTATCGGAAATCTTGGCAGTTCAAATTTATTTTTGTTAAGATCAATAACCCCCGAATGTTGACCAAATGCATATTCAAAGTTTTGAGAAATATAATCTCTCATAAATTTAGAATATTCACCAAATGGATAAGAGAATAGACTAGGAATATAATTAAGTTCTTGTTTAAAAATCTTGTTTGCAGTTTCTATATCTAAAATGAAATTTTCTTCAGTTTCTTCTATTAGGTATTCGTGGCTATGTGAATGATGTCCAATTAAAGAAAAATCCACTGCATCAATTTCTCTAATTTGATCCCAGGTCATATAACCTTTGTTCCCAACTGGTTCTGTTGAAACAAAAAGTATAAATGGAATTTTGTTATCCCTTAAATATGGCCAAGCTTCATTGTAAAATGATTCAAATGCATCATCAATTGTTATCAAAACTTCTTTTTCTGATTTTGAAGTTTTAAATTTTGAATCAAATTCATTAGGATTAAGAAAATTATATTTAGAATTTTTAACAGTTTCTAAGTGCTTCTTAAATACCTCCATATTAATATTAGTTGACGGGTATTTATGTTCATTAAAACGATGATACATTATTGATAAAATCCCATTATCTTCTGAATAAAATTTGATATTATTTTCATCTGATTTAGAACTAAAACTA is a window from the Candidatus Pelagibacter ubique HIMB140 genome containing:
- a CDS encoding polysaccharide deacetylase family protein, translated to MIIKKILSPATSIISLFILSLFFSFSSKSDENNIKFYSEDNGILSIMYHRFNEHKYPSTNINMEVFKKHLETVKNSKYNFLNPNEFDSKFKTSKSEKEVLITIDDAFESFYNEAWPYLRDNKIPFILFVSTEPVGNKGYMTWDQIREIDAVDFSLIGHHSHSHEYLIEETEENFILDIETANKIFKQELNYIPSLFSYPFGEYSKFMRDYISQNFEYAFGQHSGVIDLNKNKFELPRFPINEKYGELKRFKSIINYYPLEYKSLSPSEKQLTINDNPPNFKVEFFKEQKNLSNITCYSNEGDQWDKSKTNLSNQILTIEFREPFKPRRGRINCSLNDNGKWRWFGVQFPIKKN